One segment of Solanum stenotomum isolate F172 chromosome 1, ASM1918654v1, whole genome shotgun sequence DNA contains the following:
- the LOC125876499 gene encoding uncharacterized protein LOC125876499, which yields MSKKNDLGRRKKQHEFNLRREKEEKEKLAKKLQAKKNKMKVDGKDKKKKGGNGFQVGKKKLKTRMTPLAKAKAAQAMEIEK from the exons ATGTCGAAGAAAAACGATTTGGGTCGCCGGAAAAAACAGCATGAGTTCAATCTTCGGA gggaaaaagaagagaaagaaaaactaGCGAAGAAGTTACAAGCAAAAAAGAACAAGATGAAG GTGGATGGTaaggacaagaagaagaaaggtggTAATGGATTTCAAGTTGggaagaaaaaattgaagacaAGGATGACTCCATTAGCCAAAGCTAAAGCTGCACAAGCAATGGAGAttgaaaaataa
- the LOC125875713 gene encoding AT-hook motif nuclear-localized protein 9 has product MDRREAMMLPGSSPYYMQRGMSGNAPGLQGSPSINPSLTPTNIAFQSSGSGASIPQTLVMDPSSTISPRGSVGASSAMPQGVPVRRKRGRPRKYGAQAAISLALTPPPSTQAMSLNPTQKRGRGRPPGSGRKQQLASFGGWLSNTAGIGFTPHVIMIAIGEDITTKIMSFSQQGPRSICILSANGVISTVTLRQPSTSGGTVTYEGRFEILCLSGSFLVNESGGSRGRIGSLSVSLASPDGRVIGGGVGGVLIAASPIQVIVGSFLCSSSKAKKRAAESVQSAGTSDLQTTDNSVNPADALSNQNLAPSSSMGVWPSSRQMDLQTGHIDIDLMRG; this is encoded by the exons atGGATCGAAGGGAAGCTATGATGTTACCTGGATCCTCTCCTTACTATATGCAGAGAGGGATGAGTGGGAATGCCCCTGGTTTACAGGGATCACCAAGCATTAATCCTTCGTTAACTCCTACTAATATTGCCTTTCAATCTAGTGGCAGTGGCGCTTCGATTCCACAAACACTAGTAATGGATCCTTCATCAACTATATCACCCAGAGGTAGTGTTGGTGCATCCTCCGCAATGCCACAAGGTGTGCCTGTGCGCAGAAAGAGGGGTAGGCCACGGAAGTATGGAGCTCAAGCGGCAATTTCGTTGGCTCTGACTCCACCTCCATCTACTCAGGCAATGTCATTAAACCCAACTCAGAAGAGGGGTAGAGGAAGGCCTCCAGGGTCTGGACGAAAGCAGCAACTCGCttcttttg GTGGATGGTTGTCCAATACAGCTGGAATTGGTTTTACCCCGCATGTCATCATGATTGCTATAGGAGAA GACATCACTACAAAAATAATGTCGTTTTCGCAACAGGGGCCTAGATCAATATGTATTTTATCGGCAAATGGTGTCATCTCCACTGTAACTCTTCGTCAGCCATCAACTTCTGGTGGCACTGTTACATATGAG GGACGGTTTGAGATATTATGTCTATCGGGCTCATTCTTGGTCAACGAAAGTGGTGGATCTCGGGGTAGGATTGGTAGTCTAAGTGTTTCTCTTGCTAGTCCAGATGGTCGCGTGATAGGTGGTGGAGTTGGAGGTGTTCTAATTGCAGCAAGTCCAATTCAG GTAATAGTGGGAAGCTTCTTATGCTCAAGTTCAAAGGCAAAGAAAAGAGCTGCAGAAAGTGTACAGAGTGCAGGAACTTCAGATCTTCAGACCACTGACAATTCCGTTAATCCAGCTGATGCTCTTTCAAACCAGAATCTTGCACCATCCTCTTCAATGGGAGTATGGCCTAGTTCAAGGCAGATGGATCTACAAACTGGCCATATTGACATTGATTTAATGCGAGGATGA
- the LOC125858821 gene encoding uncharacterized protein LOC125858821: MKSTVGTSLLLLLIFATLTYCLDARLQVCQPSGKIRGIKPPPGQCNTENDSDCCKKGKMYSTYKCSPPVTGNTKAVLTLNSFQKGGDGGGPSECDHQYHSDDTPVVALSIGWYSGGDRCLNYITISANGRSVKAKVVDECDSTMGCDDERDYQPPCPNNIVDASKAVWKALGIPEGDWGDYDITWSDGCQPSGKIRGIKPPPGQCNPENDSDCCKQGKMYTTYTCSPPVTGNTKAVLTLNSFQKGGDGGGPSECDNQYHSDDAPVVALSTGWYSGGDRCLNYITISANGRSVKAKVVDECDSTMGCDDEHDYQPPCPNNIVDASKAVWKALGIPEDNWGDYDITWSDA, translated from the exons ATGAAGTCTACTGTAGGAACATCACTTTTGCTTTTGCTGATTTTTGCTACTCTTACTTACTGCTTAGATGCAAGATTACAAGTTTGCCAGCCGAGTGGCAAAATCAGAGGCATAAAGCCACCACCAGGACAATGTAACACCGAAAACGACTCAGATTGTTGCAAAAAAGGCAAGATGTACAGCACTTACAAATGTTCACCTCCAGTGACTGGTAATACCAAGGCTGTTTTAACCCTGAATAGCTTCCAAAAGGGTGGAGATGGTGGTGGACCTTCGGAATGTGATCACCAATACCACTCTGATGACACTCCAGTTGTTGCTCTTTCAATTGGATGGTACAGTGGAGGAGATAGGTGCCTTAACTATATCACCATAAGTGCTAATGGAAGAAGTGTGAAAGCTAAAGTTGTAGATGAGTGTGACTCTACCATGGGATGTGATGACGAACGTGATTATCAGCCTCCATGCCCCAATAACATTGTTGATGCCTCTAAAGCAGTGTGGAAAGCCTTGGGTATACCTGAAGGTGATTGGGGTGATTATGACATTACATGGTCTGAT GGCTGCCAGCCGAGTGGAAAAATCAGAGGCATAAAGCCACCTCCAGGACAATGTAACCCTGAAAATGACTCGGATTGCTGCAAACAAGGCAAGATGTACACTACTTACACATGTTCACCTCCTGTGACTGGTAATACCAAGGCTGTTTTAACTCTAAATAGCTTCCAAAAGGGTGGAGATGGTGGTGGACCCTCGGAATGTGATAATCAATACCACTCTGATGATGCTCCAGTTGTTGCCCTTTCAACCGGATGGTATAGTGGAGGAGATAGGTGCCTTAACTATATCACCATAAGTGCTAATGGAAGAAGTGTGAAGGCAAAAGTTGTAGATGAGTGTGACTCTACCATGGGATGTGATGACGAGCACGATTATCAGCCTCCATGCCCAAATAACATTGTTGATGCCTCTAAAGCAGTGTGGAAAGCCTTGGGTATACCAGAAGATAATTGGGGTGATTATGACATTACATGGTCTGATGCTTAG
- the LOC125853542 gene encoding uncharacterized protein LOC125853542 translates to MVEKSTRIASRKRPKIDPLSVYEFTDDDLSVEISSDSVDSKLNSTPKSARKNSTGRRTRSQMTPDGAIVGTESNSKKSPRTKGELSRKRKDVNAAGKNKGKSLQVDEVVTSKKRKVYDGQNEEEPPSSSNLKTWDFYIPPNKHFHTRVSSHTNCNAVTLLKSKLDDRQLQIFRGTPFGYFLDLPRVVVQNQLIHSLLLRQVVPEREDELWFKVNGTKLRFGLAELGIITGLRCCGDADKGYESSDTNRLMDMYFPGLEKVPKQSLIDCFLQKKWRSDEDAVKIAVLYFIHTFLISTANINTFITKADFCIVESGDYETFPWGILVFRAMMESINNRLRVGLKMYRLGGLPLALQCWFYECCTNADGKLAHRVDNKVPRILNWKIEKQPTLNELSGGLFKIRSDKLKFKNVSPTEFEQLHLDLPESSGNPNDKEVAYRDLPEVHPRDDDFSSPPKTSKTQPKTKLDSPVNNLERSAELKRLSDEQSELKSNIREVFKATELLKKQMMVSFADVFKAIESLSKKQSEKDNSEALHIDRRDGHHDRHGDGDSNGFDANNGHGSDGPDRGKDSLGGKENSEKVNIGALSGITNT, encoded by the exons ATGGTGGAAAAGTCGACTCGAATAGCAAGCAGGAAAAGACCGAAAATCGATCCTTTGTCTGTTTATGAATTTACTGATGATGATTTATCAGTAGAAATTAGTTCTGATTCTGTCGATTCCAAGTTGAATTCAACCCCTAAATCTGCTCGGAAAAACTCCACTGGAAGAAGGACTCGCTCTCAGATGACTCCCGATGGAGCAATTGTGGGTACTGAATCTAATTCGAAGAAATCCCCTAGAACGAAAGGTGAATTATCTAGAAAACGGAAGGATGTTAATGCTGCTGGGAAAAATAAGGGTAAATCTCTACAGGTGGATGAAGTTGTTACATCAAAAAAGAGAAAGGTGTATGATGGACAAAACGAAGAAGAGCCTCCCAGCTCCTCCAATTTGAAG ACTTGGGATTTCTACATCCCACCAAACAAACATTTCCACACGCGCGTAAGTTCACACACAAATTGTAATGCTGTTACATTGTTGAAAAGCAAGTTGGATGATAGACAGCTCCAGATCTTCAGGGGAACCCCATTCGGGTACTTCCTAGATTTGCCTCGTGTAGTTGTACAGAACCAGCTTATACATTCCCTATTGCTCAGGCAGGTGGTCCCAGAAAGAGAGGATGAACTGTGGTTTAAAGTGAACGGAACCAAGTTGCGTTTCGGTCTGGCAGAATTGGGGATTATTACTGGCTTGCGATGTTGTGGTGATGCTGATAAGGGTTATGAATCTAGTGATACCAATAGGTTGATGGATATGTACTTTCCTGGACTTGAAAAGGTACCCAAGCAATCACTGATTGACTGCTTCCTCCAAAAGAAATGGAGGTCGGATGAGGATGCGGTCAAGATTGCTGTGTTGTATTTCATACACACATTCTTGATCTCAACTGCTAATATTAACACATTCATCACAAAGGCTGATTTTTGTATTGTTGAGAGCGGGGATTATGAGACATTCCCTTGGGGTATACTTGTATTTAGAGCCATGATGGAGTCCATAAACAATAGGTTGCGTGTGGGTCTAAAGATGTATAGGCTTGGGGGTTTACCTTTGGCTTTGCAGTGTTGGTTCTACGAGTGCTGCACTAATGCTGATGGTAAGTTGGCTCACCGGGTTGACAACAAAGTGCCTCGTATTCTTAATTGGAAAATTGAGAAGCAACCGACCTTGAATGAGTTGTCTGGTGGGTTATTCAAGATCAGAAGTGACAAG ttgaAGTTCAAGAATGTTTCTCCCACGGAGTTTGAGCAACTTCACTTGGATTTGCCTGAATCATCTGGAAATCCAAATGATAAGGAGGTGGCATACAGAGATCTTCCTGAAGTTCATCCTCGTGATGATGACTTTAGCTCTCCTCCTAAAACAAGCAAAACTCAGCCCAAAACCAAATTGGATTCCCCAGTGAACAATTTGGAGAGGAGTGCCGAGCTCAAACGACTTTCAGATGAACAGTCAGAGTTGAAGAGTAATATTCGAGAG GTCTTCAAAGCAACTGAGTTGCTCAAGAAACAAATGATGGTGTCATTTGCTGATGTCTTTAAAGCAATCGAGTCGTTGTCGAAGAAACAGTCAGAAAAGGATAATTCAGAAGCATTGCAT ATTGATAGAAGAGATGGCCACCATGACAGACATGGTGATGGTGATTCCAATGGTTTTGACGCTAATAATGGCCATGGTAGTGATGGCCCAGATCGTGGCAAGGACTCCCTTGGTGGCAAGGAGAATAGCGAGAAAGTCAATATTGGGGCCTTGAGTGGAATTACAAACACATag
- the LOC125853543 gene encoding FT-interacting protein 3-like, which translates to MSNLKLGVEVVGAHNLLSKDGQGSSSPFVELHFDGQKFRTTIKEKDLDPAWNETFYFNVSDPNDLSSLTLEALVFNNNKSNQSKSSLGKVKINGSSFVPYSDAVVLHYPLEKAGVFSRTRGELGLKVFITDNPSVRVSNSFPATDSSSHIGSLSSLNDEPTQRVPDFISEPVANGKKGTRRTFHHLPNVKQQQQEPNSSFAESSQPIRFGPDQMKSTSQGPKVVRMYSGSSSQPAEYSLKETSPVLGGGRIVGGRVVRGGRKSSTYDLVEPMQFLFVRVVKARDLPSKDITGSLDPYVEVRVGNYKGVTQHFEKNQSPEWNTVFAFSKERMQSSVLDVVVKDKDMLKDDFVGIVRVDLHEVPTRVAPDSPLAPEWYRLENKKGEKKKGELMLAVWIGTQADEAFPDAFHTDVASPIDMSVPSTQIRGKVYHSPRLWYVRVNVIEAQDLVVSEKNRIPDVFVKARIGSQFLRTKPIRSQTMNAMWNEDLMFVAAEPFEEHLILSVEDHVASNKDEALGVVIIPLTTVEKRADDRFVRSRWYNLQEPGSAEIEEPKKKEKFSSRIHLRVTLDGGYHVLDESTHYSSDLRPTAKQLWKPSIGILELGILNVDGLHPSKTRDGRGTTDTYCVAKYGHKWVRTRTVIDSLNPKFNEQYTWEVYDPATVLTVGVFDNGQLEEKGSNGKRDMKIGKVRIRVSTLETGRVYTHSYPLLILHPSGVKKMGELHLAIRFSCASMVNMMFLYSRPLLPKMHYVKPLSVTQQDILRHQAVNIVAARLSRAEPPLRKEVVEYMSDADAHLWSMRRSKANFFRLMSVFSGLLSVGNWFGDVCMWKNPITTSLVHVLFLMLVCFPELILPTVFLYMCLIGLWNYQYRPRYPPHMNIRISHADSTHPDELDEEFDTFPTSRSSDLVRMRYDRLRSLAGRIQTVVGDVATQGERIQALLSWRDPRATVLFIIFCLLAAIMLYSTPFQIFAGLSGFYAMRHPRFRHKLPSAPLNFFRRLPAQTDSML; encoded by the coding sequence ATGAGTAACCTCAAGCTTGGGGTTGAAGTTGTTGGTGCCCACAATCTTTTGTCTAAAGATGGCCAAGGCTCATCTAGTCCTTTTGTAGAGCTTCACTTTGATGGCCAAAAATTCCGCACCACAATCAAAGAAAAAGATTTGGACCCTGCTTGGAATGAAACTTTCTATTTCAACGTTTCTGATCCTAATGACTTGTCCAGCCTCACACTTGAAGCTCTTGTTTTCAACAATAACAAATCAAACCAATCTAAATCATCTCTTGGGAAGGTCAAGATCAATGGATCATCCTTTGTTCCATACTCTGATGCTGTTGTTTTGCATTACCCTTTGGAAAAGGCAGGTGTTTTCTCGCGTACTAGGGGAGAGCTTGGCCTGAAAGTATTTATAACTGATAATCCATCTGTTAGGGTATCAAACTCATTTCCTGCAACAGATTCTTCATCACATATTGGTTCCCTTTCAAGCCTAAATGATGAACCTACACAACGAGTTCCGGATTTCATCTCTGAACCAGTCGCTAATGGTAAAAAAGGGACTAGACGCACATTCCACCACCTGCCAAACGTGAAGCAACAGCAACAAGAGCCTAATTCTTCCTTTGCAGAATCCAGTCAACCGATAAGATTTGGGCCTGATCAGATGAAATCTACCTCTCAGGGGCCGAAAGTAGTGCGGATGTACTCAGGTTCATCTTCACAGCCAGCTGAATATTCATTGAAAGAGACAAGCCCTGTCCTTGGAGGAGGGCGTATAGTAGGGGGTCGAGTTGTTCGAGGTGGCAGAAAATCCAGCACATATGACCTTGTTGAGCCTATGCAATTCCTGTTTGTAAGAGTTGTGAAAGCACGAGATTTGCCTTCTAAAGATATCACAGGAAGTCTTGACCCTTATGTTGAAGTAAGAGTTGGGAACTACAAAGGAGTCACACAACACTTCGAGAAAAATCAAAGTCCAGAATGGAATACAGTATTTGCTTTTTCTAAAGAAAGAATGCAGTCTTCTGTTTTGGATGTTGTGGTCAAGGATAAGGATATGTTGAAAGATGACTTTGTTGGGATTGTTCGAGTTGATCTGCATGAAGTTCCAACCCGAGTTGCTCCAGATAGTCCATTGGCTCCAGAGTGGTATCGCCTGGAAAACAAGAAAGGGGAGAAAAAGAAGGGGGAACTGATGCTTGCTGTGTGGATTGGTACACAAGCTGACGAAGCATTTCCTGATGCTTTCCATACAGATGTAGCTAGTCCAATAGATATGTCAGTGCCGTCCACCCAAATCCGCGGAAAAGTGTACCATTCTCCTAGGCTGTGGTATGTTCGTGTCAATGTTATTGAAGCACAAGACTTAGTTGTGTCAGAGAAAAATCGTATTCCTGATGTCTTTGTGAAGGCTCGGATTGGTAGCCAGTTTCTGAGGACTAAGCCAATTAGATCTCAAACTATGAATGCTATGTGGAATGAGGATCTGATGTTCGTTGCTGCTGAGCCATTTGAAGAACATCTGATACTTTCAGTTGAGGATCATGTTGCTTCCAACAAAGATGAGGCCCTGGGAGTGGTCATTATACCATTAACCACTGTTGAAAAGCGTGCAGATGATCGATTTGTTCGATCAAGATGGTACAACCTCCAAGAACCAGGTTCAGCTGAGATTGAAGAGccaaagaagaaagaaaagtttTCCAGTAGGATCCATCTTCGTGTAACACTTGATGGAGGATACCATGTACTTGATGAGTCAACTCATTATAGTAGTGATCTTCGACCTACGGCAAAGCAGCTGTGGAAGCCATCAATTGGTATCTTGGAATTAGGTATCCTGAATGTTGATGGACTACACCCATCAAAAACAAGAGATGGAAGGGGTACAACAGATACATATTGTGTGGCAAAGTATGGTCATAAGTGGGTGCGGACCAGGACGGTTATCGACAGCTTAAATCCGAAGTTTAATGAGCAATACACTTGGGAAGTCTATGACCCAGCAACTGTTCTGACAGTTGGGGTGTTTGACAATGGACAGCTTGAGGAAAAAGGTTCAAATGGCAAAAGAGACATGAAAATTGGGAAGGTTCGTATTCGGGTCTCAACACTTGAAACTGGTCGAGTATACACGCATTCTTATCCATTGCTCATCCTTCACCCCTCGGGTGTGAAGAAGATGGGAGAATTGCATCTCGCCATACGATTTTCATGTGCATCAATGGTCAACATGATGTTTCTCTACTCTAGACCGCTTTTACCAAAAATGCATTATGTGAAGCCATTGTCTGTAACACAGCAAGATATACTGCGACATCAAGCTGTAAATATTGTGGCTGCAAGGCTAAGCCGTGCAGAACCTCCTCTCAGAAAAGAAGTGGTTGAATACATGAGTGATGCAGATGCACACCTCTGGAGCATGAGGCGTAGCAAAGCGAACTTTTTCAGACTGATGTCTGTCTTTAGTGGATTACTCTCTGTTGGGAACTGGTTCGGAGATGTATGCATGTGGAAGAATCCTATCACGACATCATTAGTACATGTTCTCTTCCTTATGCTTGTCTGTTTCCCAGAATTAATCCTCCCAACGGTGTTTCTGTACATGTGCCTAATAGGGCTTTGGAACTATCAGTACCGGCCAAGGTACCCTCCTCATATGAACATAAGAATATCACATGCTGATTCAACACATCCTGATGAGCTTGATGAGGAATTCGACACCTTTCCTACATCACGGAGTTCAGATCTTGTTAGGATGAGGTATGATCGTCTTAGAAGTCTAGCTGGTCGAATTCAGACAGTAGTAGGAGATGTGGCGACACAAGGTGAGCGAATCCAGGCATTGCTTAGTTGGCGAGACCCGCGTGCCACTGTACTATTCATTATATTCTGCCTGCTCGCCGCCATTATGTTGTATTCTACACCTTTTCAGATATTTGCTGGCCTGTCTGGCTTTTATGCAATGAGGCATCCCAGGTTCCGCCACAAATTGCCATCAGCACCTCTGAATTTCTTTCGCCGGCTTCCAGCTCAGACTGATAGTATGCTATAG